The nucleotide sequence CGTCGATGCAGTCGCGGAATTTGAAGTACCGGCCGGGATGAAACATGCCTTCGCCGACTTCGCCGGTTCGCGGGTCGACGACGAACCAGACACCGGCGTTGGCGGCATAGTTCAGCTTGTAGTATTCCGGCCCGTCGTCACCCATGCGTGGCTGGTCGCCGGGATCGCTGGGGCATTGATAGGTCGCAACGCGTACCGCGGCGATCGGTGTCGACACGCCATCGACATCGACGAAGCTTTCGGTGTATCCGAAGCCGAAGTTGACGTTGTCCGCCAAGTTGGTGGCTTCCAAGAACGGCAAGATACGGGCCTGCATCGACCAGCCTTTGCCGTTGCCCGGTTCGGTCCAGCCGGGCGGCAGCCGCTTGTATGCCGATTCATAGTTATGGGTCGCCAGCAGGATCTGCTTCATGTTGTTGCTGCAGCTCATTCGCCGGGCCGCTTCGCGTGCCCCCTGGACGGCCGGAAGAAGCAAGCCCACCAGAACGCCGATGATGGCGATCACCACCAGAAGTTCGACCAGCGTGAAGCCGGCGTTGCGGTGAACGGGACGAAAAAACCGACGGCGCGCGTCAGCAGCGCAGGCACA is from Crateriforma conspicua and encodes:
- a CDS encoding DUF1559 domain-containing protein, which produces MCACAADARRRFFRPVHRNAGFTLVELLVVIAIIGVLVGLLLPAVQGAREAARRMSCSNNMKQILLATHNYESAYKRLPPGWTEPGNGKGWSMQARILPFLEATNLADNVNFGFGYTESFVDVDGVSTPIAAVRVATYQCPSDPGDQPRMGDDGPEYYKLNYAANAGVWFVVDPRTGEVGEGMFHPGRYFKFRDCIDGLSNTLAMAEVKGWTPYLRDVGTVGEMDAPEFAEDVCDLGGSFKQNTGHTEWVDGRCHQAAFTSLFPPNHRVACLQSGVEYDIDFTNMREGRDPSNPARTYAAVTARSYHVGGVHAGAMDGSIQYVSESIDREIWQQLSTRNGREIAQWP